Within Halorubrum lacusprofundi ATCC 49239, the genomic segment GACGGCGAGACGGTCGCCGTCGTCAACGCCGAGCGCGCGGTCATCACCGGTAACGAGGAGGCGACGATGGAGACGTACCACACTCGCGCGGAGCTCGGCTCCGACAGCGGGCCGTACTACCCCAAGCGCCCCGACCGAATCTTCAAGCGTGCCATCCGCGGCATGCTACCGTACAAGACGGAGGACGGCCGCGAGGCACTCTCGAACGTCCGCGTCTACGTGGGCAACCCCTACGAGCGCGACGAGGACGCCGAGACCGTCGTTCTCGACGGCACCTCGCTCGACCGCCTCTCGAACATCAAATTCACGACGCTCGGGGACATCTCCGAGTCTCTGGGAGCCAACGTCACATGGTAACTAACACCTCAGGCAAGAAGAAGACGGCCGTCGCCCGCGCCACCGTGCGCGACGGCGAGGGCCGCGTTCGCATCAACTCCCAGCCAGTC encodes:
- a CDS encoding 50S ribosomal protein L13 encodes the protein MSLAKIDADVVVDARDCILGRVSSKVAQRVLDGETVAVVNAERAVITGNEEATMETYHTRAELGSDSGPYYPKRPDRIFKRAIRGMLPYKTEDGREALSNVRVYVGNPYERDEDAETVVLDGTSLDRLSNIKFTTLGDISESLGANVTW